A genome region from Micrococcales bacterium includes the following:
- a CDS encoding acyl-CoA dehydratase activase-related protein: MKYRLGVDIGSTTIKAVLLAGEQVVFEDYRRHHADIHIELAKLLGELAQRFGGVQAAVAMTGSAGLGVAEALRTGFVQEVLAETAAVQVIAPQASVIIELGGEDAKITFLGAVPEQRMNGTCAGGTGAFIDQMATLLKTDAAGLDALASQYKTLYPIASRCGVFAKSDLQPLLNDGAAHSDLAASIFGAVATQTIAGLACGRKITGQVVLLGGPLHFLPQLRAAFGRALGDQVSELVAPADAHMAVAYGAALSATNQDESLTGLEAKARRLDLRNGGAGHLAPLFATANDRAAFDRRHAAANVPMVETRHAKGTCFLGIDAGSTTIKAVVIDSMDRIVFSHYAENGGDPIAAAAQIVANARQQLPGQAIIAKSCVTGYGESLIRAALHVDEGEVETMAHYRAAEHLEPAVTSVIDIGGQDMKYLSIKDGVIDSICVNEACSSGCGSFLQTFAKSLNLPLDGFVAAALAAFNPPDLGSRCTVFMNSAVKQAQKEGASVGDISAGLSYAVVRNALYKVIKLRHAGQLGERVVVQGGTFLNDAVLRAFELVTSLEVIRPNIAGLMGAFGAALIAKARFKPGQPSRLLSPVELKQISVATATETCKLCQNHCQCTISTFGDGGRHVSGNRCERGAEPGSPGTTLPNLYATKYSRLFSYRRLTDKAAHRGPIGLPRALNLYENYPLWFTILTKLGFKVITSGRSNHELFETGMDSIASENICYPAKLVHGHIEQLISRGVKTIFYPSVSYERHLVEGADNHYNCPIVTSYPQVISNNIPALRTGSADQVEFIHPFVNLALPDHLAKRVVEIFAKWDVTAEEAQAAVKAGYAEQEAFAADMRQAGEDALDYCRQNGVTALVLAGRPYHVDPEIHHGIPELITSLGMAVLTEDAVAHLGQVERPLRSRDQWAYHSRLYAAAEAVTHLDNVELVQLNSFGCGLDAITTDQVAEILQAHGQVYTVLKIDEVSNLGAARIRLRSLAAAAAERAKRARAEQQANEQSPTGLSATDLPATGQPATEATQAAQDQGEGRVELAGPASDNSYAHRRRLFTKQMKAEHTIIAPQMAPVHFSLLEAAFRRSGYRVEVLHQTTAQDVETGLTHVNNDSCYPAVMVVGQLVNAFKQGRYDPDNTSVLITQTGGMCRATNYTGLLRKALLEAGYTQVPVIALSTQGLESNPGFKLTLPLAHRAIKAIVLGDLLQTLVLRTRPYEATTGAAMALYWQWDATARRHLMAGVGTFRALVEDAVHAFDSLELRGEPRKPRVGIVGEILVKFHPYANNDVVDVVESEACEAVLPGLMEFVLNGMYAAEWNYANLGVGGKSQYFKRWLRRFLERYRTPVRHALERAELDFAGPGDMPTMVREAQTVASLGNQAGEGWLLTAEVLELIESGVRSVICAQPFACLPNHVTGKGMFREIMRRHPEVGIAAIDYDPGASQVNQLNRIKLLLASSALAAEAHGPADISDPRSGGAADRQAAQVGLRTKSPT; the protein is encoded by the coding sequence ATGAAGTACCGTCTTGGCGTCGACATCGGTTCGACCACTATCAAGGCGGTACTGCTGGCCGGCGAACAGGTTGTTTTCGAGGACTACCGACGCCACCACGCCGATATTCACATCGAGCTAGCCAAACTGTTGGGCGAACTGGCCCAGCGTTTTGGTGGGGTTCAGGCCGCGGTGGCCATGACCGGCTCGGCCGGGCTGGGTGTGGCCGAGGCCCTGAGAACCGGATTTGTCCAAGAGGTCCTGGCCGAGACCGCGGCCGTTCAGGTGATTGCACCCCAGGCCAGCGTCATCATCGAACTGGGCGGTGAGGACGCCAAGATCACCTTCCTTGGAGCGGTCCCAGAACAACGTATGAATGGCACCTGTGCCGGTGGCACTGGCGCCTTCATTGACCAGATGGCGACCTTGCTGAAGACCGATGCGGCCGGGCTGGACGCTTTGGCCTCGCAATACAAGACGCTCTATCCGATTGCCTCACGCTGTGGCGTCTTTGCCAAATCCGACTTGCAGCCGCTGTTGAACGATGGCGCCGCTCACAGCGATTTGGCGGCCTCGATCTTTGGAGCCGTCGCCACCCAGACCATCGCCGGGTTGGCTTGTGGTCGCAAGATCACCGGCCAGGTGGTGCTGTTGGGAGGGCCGCTGCATTTCCTGCCCCAACTGCGGGCCGCCTTTGGCCGGGCTCTGGGCGACCAGGTCAGCGAGCTGGTTGCGCCGGCTGACGCCCATATGGCCGTGGCCTATGGGGCCGCCCTCAGTGCCACCAACCAGGACGAGTCCCTGACCGGCCTCGAAGCCAAGGCCAGGCGGCTCGACCTGAGAAATGGCGGCGCCGGGCACTTGGCGCCGCTATTTGCCACAGCCAACGACCGGGCCGCCTTCGACCGGCGCCACGCCGCCGCCAATGTGCCGATGGTCGAGACTAGGCACGCCAAAGGTACCTGTTTCTTGGGCATTGACGCTGGTTCGACCACCATCAAGGCGGTGGTGATTGACTCGATGGATCGGATTGTCTTCTCCCACTATGCCGAAAACGGCGGCGACCCAATCGCGGCGGCCGCCCAGATCGTGGCCAACGCCCGCCAACAGCTGCCCGGTCAGGCCATCATCGCCAAGAGCTGTGTCACCGGCTACGGTGAGTCGCTGATCCGGGCCGCCTTGCACGTCGACGAAGGCGAAGTCGAGACCATGGCCCACTACCGGGCGGCCGAGCACCTCGAGCCGGCAGTCACCTCCGTCATCGACATTGGCGGCCAGGACATGAAGTACCTGTCGATCAAAGACGGCGTGATCGATTCGATCTGCGTCAACGAGGCCTGTTCTTCTGGGTGTGGCTCATTCCTTCAAACCTTCGCCAAATCGCTCAACTTGCCGCTCGATGGCTTCGTGGCGGCCGCCTTGGCGGCCTTCAACCCACCAGACCTTGGTTCGCGTTGCACCGTCTTCATGAACTCGGCCGTCAAACAGGCCCAAAAAGAAGGTGCCTCGGTTGGCGATATTTCGGCCGGGCTGAGCTACGCCGTGGTCCGCAACGCCTTGTATAAGGTCATCAAGCTGCGCCACGCCGGTCAGCTAGGCGAACGCGTGGTGGTCCAAGGCGGCACCTTCCTCAACGACGCCGTGCTCAGGGCTTTCGAGCTGGTCACCTCCCTAGAGGTGATCCGGCCAAATATCGCCGGCTTGATGGGCGCCTTTGGCGCGGCCCTAATCGCCAAAGCCCGCTTCAAACCAGGCCAGCCGTCGCGACTGCTCAGTCCGGTCGAGCTGAAACAGATCAGCGTCGCCACCGCCACTGAAACCTGCAAGCTGTGTCAAAACCACTGCCAGTGCACCATTTCGACCTTTGGCGATGGCGGCCGCCACGTCAGCGGCAACCGCTGCGAGCGCGGGGCTGAGCCGGGCAGTCCTGGCACAACCCTGCCAAACCTCTATGCCACCAAATACAGCCGGCTGTTCTCCTACAGGCGCCTAACCGACAAAGCCGCCCACCGCGGCCCCATCGGCCTACCCAGAGCGCTCAATTTGTATGAGAACTATCCGCTGTGGTTCACCATTTTGACCAAGCTGGGTTTCAAGGTCATCACCTCTGGCCGGTCAAACCACGAGCTGTTCGAGACCGGCATGGACTCGATCGCCTCTGAAAACATCTGCTACCCGGCCAAACTGGTACATGGGCATATTGAGCAGCTCATTTCCCGCGGCGTCAAGACCATTTTCTACCCTTCGGTCAGCTACGAACGCCACCTGGTCGAGGGCGCCGACAACCACTACAACTGCCCCATTGTCACCTCCTACCCGCAGGTCATTTCCAACAACATCCCTGCCCTTAGGACCGGCTCTGCCGACCAGGTCGAGTTCATCCACCCATTTGTCAACCTGGCGCTGCCGGATCACTTGGCCAAACGGGTGGTCGAGATTTTCGCCAAATGGGATGTCACCGCTGAAGAGGCCCAGGCCGCCGTCAAGGCTGGCTACGCCGAACAAGAAGCCTTCGCCGCTGATATGCGCCAGGCCGGCGAGGACGCCTTGGACTACTGCCGCCAAAACGGCGTCACGGCTTTGGTCCTAGCTGGCCGGCCCTATCACGTTGATCCCGAAATCCACCACGGCATTCCCGAGTTGATCACTTCCTTGGGCATGGCGGTGCTGACCGAAGATGCGGTCGCCCACCTGGGCCAGGTCGAGCGCCCGCTCAGGTCCCGTGACCAGTGGGCCTACCATTCGCGCCTTTACGCCGCGGCTGAAGCCGTCACACACCTGGACAATGTCGAACTGGTTCAGCTGAATTCGTTTGGCTGCGGCCTGGATGCCATCACCACCGACCAGGTGGCGGAGATCCTGCAAGCGCACGGCCAGGTCTACACCGTGCTCAAAATCGATGAGGTGTCTAACCTGGGCGCGGCCCGCATCCGCCTGCGTTCGCTGGCCGCCGCGGCTGCCGAGCGGGCCAAACGGGCCCGGGCCGAGCAGCAGGCCAACGAGCAGTCACCAACCGGACTCTCAGCGACCGATCTGCCTGCAACCGGACAGCCAGCAACCGAGGCTACCCAGGCCGCCCAAGACCAAGGCGAGGGTCGGGTCGAACTGGCCGGGCCGGCATCGGACAACTCATACGCCCACCGGCGGCGCCTTTTCACCAAGCAGATGAAGGCCGAGCACACCATCATTGCCCCGCAAATGGCACCGGTGCATTTCTCGCTGCTGGAGGCCGCTTTTAGGCGTTCGGGCTACCGGGTCGAGGTGCTGCACCAGACCACCGCCCAGGATGTCGAAACCGGCCTGACCCACGTCAACAACGATTCCTGCTACCCGGCCGTGATGGTGGTAGGCCAGCTGGTCAACGCCTTCAAGCAGGGCCGCTATGACCCGGATAACACCTCGGTGCTAATTACTCAGACCGGCGGCATGTGCCGGGCCACCAACTACACCGGGCTGCTGCGCAAGGCTCTGCTCGAGGCCGGCTACACCCAGGTGCCGGTGATCGCGCTGTCAACCCAGGGCCTGGAATCCAACCCCGGTTTCAAGCTGACCTTGCCGCTGGCCCACCGGGCCATCAAGGCGATTGTGCTGGGCGACCTGTTGCAGACCCTGGTGCTGCGGACTCGGCCATATGAGGCCACAACCGGCGCGGCCATGGCGCTCTACTGGCAGTGGGACGCCACGGCTCGGCGCCATCTGATGGCCGGTGTTGGCACCTTCAGGGCGCTGGTTGAAGACGCCGTCCACGCCTTCGACAGCCTGGAGTTGAGGGGCGAACCGCGCAAACCGCGGGTCGGCATTGTGGGCGAAATCCTGGTCAAATTCCACCCCTACGCCAATAACGACGTCGTTGACGTGGTCGAATCCGAAGCCTGTGAAGCGGTTCTACCAGGGCTAATGGAATTTGTTCTGAACGGCATGTACGCCGCGGAATGGAATTACGCCAACCTGGGAGTGGGCGGCAAATCCCAGTATTTCAAACGCTGGTTGCGCCGGTTCTTGGAGCGTTACCGGACTCCGGTGCGCCACGCCCTGGAGCGAGCCGAGCTTGACTTCGCTGGTCCGGGCGATATGCCGACCATGGTGCGCGAGGCCCAAACGGTGGCCTCGCTGGGCAACCAAGCCGGTGAAGGCTGGCTGCTGACGGCCGAGGTCTTGGAGTTGATCGAATCCGGCGTGCGTTCGGTCATTTGCGCCCAGCCCTTCGCCTGCCTGCCCAACCACGTCACCGGCAAGGGCATGTTCCGCGAAATCATGCGCCGCCACCCCGAGGTTGGCATTGCCGCCATCGACTACGACCCGGGTGCCAGCCAGGTCAACCAGCTCAACCGGATCAAGCTGCTGCTGGCTTCAAGCGCCCTGGCCGCTGAGGCACATGGCCCGGCAGACATTTCCGATCCCAGATCCGGTGGTGCAGCCGACCGCCAGGCAGCACAAGTGGGTTTGCGGACCAAGTCCCCGACCTAG